The segment GGCGCGGCCCTGCGCATCGGCCTGGTAGCAGCTGACGGTTTCGCTGAAATCGACGCCGAGACGCATGCCTTCACGGACGATGTCGCCCTTCCCCATCGCCATGAGCGGCGCGTGGATGCGAATGCCGGCACCTTCGACGCCCGCCTTGGTCGCGACGTTCGCGAGTGCCTGGAAGGCGTCGATGAAGGCGGGGCGGCAATCCGGATACCCCGAGTAGTCCACGGCGTTGACGCCGCAGAAAATATCCGTGGAGCCGAGTACTTCGGCCCAGCCCAGGGCAATGGACAGCATGATGGTGTTGCGCGCCGGCACGTAGGTCACCGGGATGCCTTCGCCGCCGTCTTCCGGCACGTCGATGTCCGCGGTGAGCGCCGAGCCGCCGATGCTGCGCAGGTCGACGACGACAGTCTTGTGCTCGACGGCGCCCAGCAGCTTCGAGACGCGCTCGGAGGCTTCGAGTTCGGAGCTGTGGCGCTGGCCATAGGCCACGCTGAGCGCATGCACGTCGAAGCCCTGCTCACGGGCCATCGCGATCGTCACGGCGGAATCCATGCCGCCCGATACGAGGATGACGGCCTTGCGGGAGGGGGTCGAAGCGTTCATGCGGTTACCTTGGAAAATTAATGGCCGACGGCGTCGTTCCACAGCAGCTTGTGCAGCTGCAGCTGGAAGCGCACCGGCAGGCGGTCAGCGAGGATCCATTCGGCGAGCTCGCGCGGCTCGACGTTGCCCCACACCGGGGAGAACAGCACCATCGCCTTGCTGTCGATCGCGTGCTCGCGCACCGCGTCGCGCGACCATTCGAAGTCGCCCCGGCTGGCGATGACGAACTTCACCTGGTCGTGCGGCAGGAGGTGGTCGAGGTTGGACCAGAGGTTGCGCGCGCTCTCGCCTGAATCGGGTGCCTTGAGGTCCATGACCTTGCGCACGCGGGGGTCGACGTTCGACACATCGAGCGCGCCAGAGGTCTCGAGTGACACCTCAAATCCCGCGTCGCACAGCTTGCGCAGGAGAATCAGGCAGCGCTTCTGCGCCAGCGGCTCGCCGCCGGTGACGCAGACATGCCTGGCGCCATAGCTGGCCACCTGCTCGACGATGGCGTCGATGTCGTGCCACTGGCCACCGTGGAACGAGTACTCCGTGTCGCACCAGACGCAGCGCAACGGGCAGCCGGTAAGGCGCACGAACACGGTGGGCCAGCCGATGGCGTCGGCCTCACCCTGGACGGAGTGGAAGATTTCGGTGAGCCGCAGGCGCTCCCGGACGGGCGCGGCCGGCGGAACATCCGCCGGAATTGCGGTGCTACCGTTCATGGCTTAGTTGGCCGTCTGGCGCTGCAGGCGGCGCAGGCGTTCCTGTGCGAGGCCTGCGGCCTTCGTGCCCGGATACTTCGTCATCACCTGCTTCAGCGTGGCGATGGCGGCGTCCTGCTGCTTCAGCTCAATCTGGCAATAACCCACCTTGAGCAGGCCATCGGAGACCTTGTCGCTCTGCGGGTAGTTCTTCACCAGGCGCTGGAAGGCCTCGATGGCCACCGGGTAATTCATGGTCACGTAGTACGACTCGCCCAGCCAGTAATAGGCATTGGGGGCGAGCGGGCTTTCCGGGTACTTCACGAGGAAGTCGCGGAAGCCGCGCGAGGCGGTGACGTAGTCGCCGGCGCGCAGCGATTTGAACGCGGCGTCGTACGCGGCCTGCTCGGCCGGTGAGGCGGCGCCCGGGTTGTTGCCACCCGTGCTGGCGGCCGGTGCCGGGCCAGCGTTTTGCGGCGGCGCACCAGCGGCGGCGGGCGCCTGCGGGGGCGGCGTCGGGTTGGCGGCAACGGCCGGCTGGCCGGCGGGCGCGCCACCCTTTTCAAGACGGCTCAGGCGCGAATCCATATCCGCGTACTGGGCCTTCTGGGAATCCTGGAGTTGCTGGTTCTGGTGCTGCAGCTCTTCAATCTGCCCCTGGAGCTGGGCGAGCTGCTGCTGCAGGTCGTTGACCTGGTTCACCAGCGAGGTGTTGCCGGCGCTCGCCTGGTTCTGCTGCTCGAGCCGCGACACACGGTCGGCAAGGCTGAGGCGGTCCTGGGCGGGGGCCATGGAAGCAAAAAGCGTGGCGGACGCAATTGCGCCCGCCACGCCAAGCCTGGCCGTAAAACGTTTAGCCAGAGCCTTCTTCATTACTTCGCGGTGTAGACGATCTCAACGCGACGGTTCTTGGCCCAGCAGTCTTCGTTGTGCTCTTTGCACACCGGCTTTTCCTTGCCGTACGAGGTCACGTTGACCTGGCCAGCCGAACCACCAGCCGCCTGGAGGGCGCTGGAGACGGCATTGCCGCGGCGCTCGCCGAGGCCCAGGTTGTACTCGCGGGTGCCGCGCTCGTCGGTGTTGCCCTCAAGGGACATGGCCGACTGCGGACGATCCTGCAGGTACTTGGCGTGGCAAGCGATGATCTGCTGGAATTCCGGCTTCACGTCGTTCTTGTCGAAATCGAAGTACACGACGCGCTGACGGAGGCAGGCATCGGTATCGAGGTCAGACGGCTGGTACTTGCCATCGTTGGTCGGGGCCGGGGCCGAAGCGACCGGCTGCTGTTCCGGCATCGGAGCCGGCTTGGTGTTCTTCTTCGAGCACGCGGCTGCACCCACGCAGAGCAGGGCAGCCAGGGTGACGGTAACGGTCTTATTCATGGGACGTTCCTTCAACAGTTGAGTTCCGACAGTCGATTTACGGTTTCGGGACAGACACCGCCGGTTGTCCGGCTGTTTTTCTACTTGCTTCCACGTTGACGGGGCGCTGTCCCGCACCCTACGCCTTCGCTCCGTCGGCCACTTGTGAGCGGCCGCCGGGTTTTCCTTTAATCTGTCGCCCGCAGGAAAGGCGCGGTACTAAGCCGCGCCCTCCCGGGACGTTGCCGATGTCGCGACCCTTTCGGGCGCGCCATCAACGCTGTCGGTACGGACCCCAGGACGGCTCGCGCACGTCGCCATCCGAAAGGACGAGACGCTGGCGCACTAGGCCGTCCGCCGAAACTGCATACAGGACGCCGCGCGTACCCTGCGATGCCGCATAGAGCAGCATGCTGGCGTTGGGCGCGAAGCTGGGCGAATCGTCCACGTTACCCGGGGAGACGAAGCGCACCTGCCCGCCCAGACTGCGGTCCATGATGGCGATACGATACACGTTCCCGTTGCCCTGCACCATCGCAATCTGCTTGCCGTCGAAGCTGACCGACGCGCTGGCGTTGAAGCCGCCCTGGAAGGTGAGGCGCTGGGCGTTGCCGCCGGAGATCGAGCTCTGGTAGAGCTGCGGCTTGCCGGAGCGGTCCGAGGTGAAGATCAGGCTCTGGCCGTCCGGGGTGAAGGTCGGCTCGGTGTCGATCGCGAAGTTGTTGGTGACGCGGGTTTCGCTGTGGCTGGCGACGTCGATGATGAAGATCTCCGGGTTGCCCACGTAGGACAGGCTCACCGCGAGCTTGCTGCCGTCCGGCGACCAGGCCGGGGCGGAGTTGATGCCCTTGGGGTGCGAGGCAACAAGGCTACGGGAGCCGGTGGAGATGTTCTGCACATACACGGCCGAATTGCCGCTTTCGAACGAGACGTAGGCCAGCTTGCTGCCGTCCGGCGACCACGCCGGCGACAGCAGCGACTCGCGGGAGCGGGCCACGACCTGCGGGTTGAAGCCGTCTGAATCGGCGACGATCAGCGAATAAGTGGAGTTGTTGCCGGTGCCCACCGCCGTGACATAGGCGATGCGGGTCCAGAACGCGCCACGGACGCCGGTGATCTTTTCGTAGATCTGGTCGGCGATCTGGTGGGCCACGCCACGCAGGTCGCCGGCCGGGGCCGTGAACGACTGGGCCAGCAGGCTCTGCTGGCGGTTCACGTCCCACAGCTCGTAGTCGACCTTGACCATGCCGCCACCGGCATCGCTCATGCGGCCGATGGTCAGGTAATCCTGCTTGAGCAGGCGCCAGGTCGCGAACTTGATGTCCGAACCCTGCGACGGGGTCTCGACGATGTCGGCCTTGTCCAGTGAGCGGAACTTGCCCGAGCGGTTGAAATCGGCGCGGATGACGTCGGCGACGTCGGTCGGCAGGGGCGCCCCGCCCGCCTGGGCAAACGGCACCACCGCGATCGGCGTCGCCGTGGCTACGCCCTTGGCGATTTCCACGTTGAGAGACTGGGCGGCGACAGGGCCGGCCACGAGGGCGGCCAGCGCCACGAGGGCGGCGGCGAATCGGAATATCGTCTTGCGCATGGGCTGATTCATTGCGACCTGAAAGGGGAAGTAGCGCCCCGGATGGTAAGGGGGCGCGGGTGAACCTGAATGACCTGAGTCTAAACGCCCTCGCGGCTATCCCACGTCGCGAGGGCACGTTCCATCATTAAGGCCTGA is part of the Luteibacter pinisoli genome and harbors:
- the pal gene encoding peptidoglycan-associated lipoprotein Pal, which encodes MNKTVTVTLAALLCVGAAACSKKNTKPAPMPEQQPVASAPAPTNDGKYQPSDLDTDACLRQRVVYFDFDKNDVKPEFQQIIACHAKYLQDRPQSAMSLEGNTDERGTREYNLGLGERRGNAVSSALQAAGGSAGQVNVTSYGKEKPVCKEHNEDCWAKNRRVEIVYTAK
- the tolB gene encoding Tol-Pal system beta propeller repeat protein TolB, coding for MRKTIFRFAAALVALAALVAGPVAAQSLNVEIAKGVATATPIAVVPFAQAGGAPLPTDVADVIRADFNRSGKFRSLDKADIVETPSQGSDIKFATWRLLKQDYLTIGRMSDAGGGMVKVDYELWDVNRQQSLLAQSFTAPAGDLRGVAHQIADQIYEKITGVRGAFWTRIAYVTAVGTGNNSTYSLIVADSDGFNPQVVARSRESLLSPAWSPDGSKLAYVSFESGNSAVYVQNISTGSRSLVASHPKGINSAPAWSPDGSKLAVSLSYVGNPEIFIIDVASHSETRVTNNFAIDTEPTFTPDGQSLIFTSDRSGKPQLYQSSISGGNAQRLTFQGGFNASASVSFDGKQIAMVQGNGNVYRIAIMDRSLGGQVRFVSPGNVDDSPSFAPNASMLLYAASQGTRGVLYAVSADGLVRQRLVLSDGDVREPSWGPYRQR
- the ybgF gene encoding tol-pal system protein YbgF, which codes for MAPAQDRLSLADRVSRLEQQNQASAGNTSLVNQVNDLQQQLAQLQGQIEELQHQNQQLQDSQKAQYADMDSRLSRLEKGGAPAGQPAVAANPTPPPQAPAAAGAPPQNAGPAPAASTGGNNPGAASPAEQAAYDAAFKSLRAGDYVTASRGFRDFLVKYPESPLAPNAYYWLGESYYVTMNYPVAIEAFQRLVKNYPQSDKVSDGLLKVGYCQIELKQQDAAIATLKQVMTKYPGTKAAGLAQERLRRLQRQTAN
- the queC gene encoding 7-cyano-7-deazaguanine synthase QueC, whose amino-acid sequence is MNASTPSRKAVILVSGGMDSAVTIAMAREQGFDVHALSVAYGQRHSSELEASERVSKLLGAVEHKTVVVDLRSIGGSALTADIDVPEDGGEGIPVTYVPARNTIMLSIALGWAEVLGSTDIFCGVNAVDYSGYPDCRPAFIDAFQALANVATKAGVEGAGIRIHAPLMAMGKGDIVREGMRLGVDFSETVSCYQADAQGRACGHCDACRLRAEGFAKAGVPDPTHYV
- the queE gene encoding 7-carboxy-7-deazaguanine synthase QueE, which encodes MNGSTAIPADVPPAAPVRERLRLTEIFHSVQGEADAIGWPTVFVRLTGCPLRCVWCDTEYSFHGGQWHDIDAIVEQVASYGARHVCVTGGEPLAQKRCLILLRKLCDAGFEVSLETSGALDVSNVDPRVRKVMDLKAPDSGESARNLWSNLDHLLPHDQVKFVIASRGDFEWSRDAVREHAIDSKAMVLFSPVWGNVEPRELAEWILADRLPVRFQLQLHKLLWNDAVGH